One genomic window of Psychrobacillus sp. INOP01 includes the following:
- a CDS encoding 3-hydroxyacyl-CoA dehydrogenase NAD-binding domain-containing protein — MKHVCIIGGGFMGTALTKYFLKAHIKVSLYEGFTARRQELMADEAFQEVHFLETIEECKEVDFIIEAITENLQAKQQLFERIEDYFPSSTTFCTNTSSYLISSIAENVKDKERVIGTHFFSPAHITPLVEVVPSAFTDAHHIEKTMTFLQSIDKKPVLLKKEIQGFVANRLQSALSREAMSLVQNGIVSPEELDFIAKWSLGIRLANTGPLEQRDINGLDTHMAIVKYVYPTLENSIEPLSIHKQLIEDKRFGTKTNEGFYDWSKTDTQQYLADKDEVLLNIIRAVSAQDEEVGK; from the coding sequence TTGAAGCATGTATGTATAATTGGTGGTGGCTTTATGGGGACTGCCCTGACTAAGTATTTTTTGAAAGCTCATATCAAGGTATCGCTATACGAAGGTTTTACAGCACGTCGTCAGGAATTAATGGCAGATGAAGCTTTTCAGGAAGTACACTTTTTAGAAACAATAGAGGAATGTAAAGAAGTAGATTTTATTATTGAGGCAATTACAGAAAATTTACAAGCAAAGCAACAGCTATTCGAAAGGATAGAAGATTACTTTCCTAGTTCTACTACCTTTTGTACAAATACATCCAGCTATCTAATTAGTTCTATTGCAGAAAACGTTAAAGATAAGGAAAGAGTGATTGGCACGCATTTCTTTTCACCAGCACATATCACTCCTTTAGTAGAAGTTGTGCCAAGCGCTTTCACGGATGCTCATCATATTGAAAAAACAATGACCTTTCTACAATCCATTGATAAAAAGCCCGTACTACTTAAAAAAGAAATTCAAGGGTTTGTGGCTAACCGTCTTCAAAGTGCACTTTCACGAGAGGCAATGTCACTAGTTCAAAATGGTATTGTTTCACCAGAAGAACTTGATTTCATTGCTAAATGGAGTTTGGGGATTCGATTAGCCAACACTGGTCCTCTCGAACAGCGAGATATTAATGGGCTTGATACGCATATGGCCATTGTGAAATATGTTTATCCAACTCTCGAAAATAGTATTGAACCATTATCAATTCATAAACAACTAATAGAAGACAAACGATTCGGCACGAAGACTAATGAAGGTTTTTATGATTGGTCCAAAACCGACACACAACAATATCTGGCCGATAAAGATGAGGTTCTATTAAATATTATTAGAGCTGTGTCAGCTCAGGATGAAGAGGTGGGTAAATAA
- a CDS encoding zinc-binding dehydrogenase yields the protein MHYKALVKNTAAQKDVKFETYEMPALEPHQSLLKVNAVGICGSDLHMYDGHGGYDWVTYPLVLGHEVTGKVVAVAEGEIPIQRMVINPYKSCGECEFCLAGESNRCDFDDYKYLKTPTEALRYGFREPGGMAEYMVVDNKNLIPIPDEVTDEVAAISEALAVSYTAVLKIENFAKKSILVIGPGPIGLGAAAILVGSGNLQVMMLGTAVDKDRLQLAKDIGVSQVYENAEDIPHEQFKGFDAIIDCSGHPTIPNTALRLLKRGGELILVGINPASFSVPMDQIVRGEISIKGSYGITQSNYEAVLSLAADAHYPFQKLIAKTVPFKECLYGFESALNKATGKVVIKM from the coding sequence ATGCATTACAAAGCACTAGTGAAAAATACAGCAGCTCAAAAGGATGTAAAATTTGAAACATACGAAATGCCTGCTTTAGAACCCCATCAAAGCTTATTGAAAGTAAACGCTGTGGGCATATGTGGCAGTGATTTACATATGTATGATGGACATGGTGGCTATGATTGGGTAACCTATCCTCTTGTATTAGGACATGAAGTGACTGGTAAAGTAGTTGCAGTTGCTGAAGGTGAAATCCCTATACAGCGTATGGTCATTAACCCGTATAAAAGCTGTGGCGAATGTGAATTCTGCCTTGCAGGTGAAAGTAATCGCTGTGATTTCGATGATTATAAATATTTAAAAACACCAACGGAAGCATTACGTTATGGCTTTCGCGAACCGGGTGGAATGGCGGAATACATGGTTGTGGACAACAAAAATTTAATCCCCATCCCGGATGAAGTAACGGATGAGGTTGCTGCAATCTCAGAGGCGCTAGCCGTTAGCTATACCGCTGTGCTGAAAATAGAAAACTTTGCGAAAAAGTCGATTCTAGTAATTGGTCCAGGACCGATTGGCTTAGGTGCAGCAGCTATCTTAGTCGGATCTGGTAATTTACAAGTGATGATGTTAGGCACTGCTGTTGATAAAGATCGGCTTCAGCTTGCTAAAGACATTGGCGTTTCCCAGGTTTATGAAAATGCAGAGGATATACCACATGAACAGTTCAAAGGTTTTGACGCTATTATTGACTGTTCTGGTCATCCGACTATTCCAAATACAGCACTTCGTCTTTTAAAACGAGGTGGCGAACTCATCTTAGTTGGTATTAATCCTGCTAGTTTTTCTGTTCCGATGGATCAAATCGTACGTGGGGAAATTAGTATAAAAGGAAGCTATGGCATTACCCAATCAAATTATGAAGCCGTATTATCGCTTGCAGCAGATGCCCACTACCCTTTTCAAAAACTAATTGCAAAAACAGTACCATTTAAGGAATGTTTATATGGCTTTGAAAGTGCGTTAAATAAGGCGACAGGTAAAGTCGTTATTAAAATGTAA
- a CDS encoding cyclase family protein, with protein sequence MKLVDLSLEIYDGLRSYTSHPPIAIAEESTFENSGHRYVAPCEGFESRMLKMSDHSGTHIDAPLHFMRDGESTSDMDLTKAYGEAVLLDVSDFKDPFQAVTREMLEEAEKRQGITVQPNDIVLTRTRKLAWGEGSFYEEHAFAPCAGDWLVEKQVKCIGLDLANIDVHDNMMREVHLKLLSVPIYIVENLVNLHQLPLNERFTFMALPLNLKNATASPVRAVAFIK encoded by the coding sequence ATGAAACTTGTTGATTTATCTTTAGAAATTTATGATGGACTTCGCTCATATACATCACATCCACCAATCGCTATTGCAGAGGAATCTACTTTTGAAAATTCCGGTCATCGCTATGTGGCTCCCTGTGAAGGTTTTGAGTCTCGGATGCTAAAAATGTCCGATCATAGTGGTACGCATATTGATGCACCATTACATTTTATGCGTGATGGCGAATCTACCTCTGATATGGACCTAACTAAAGCCTATGGAGAAGCTGTACTATTAGATGTGTCCGATTTTAAAGATCCTTTTCAAGCAGTTACGCGTGAAATGCTGGAGGAAGCTGAAAAACGCCAAGGTATTACTGTCCAGCCTAATGATATTGTCCTCACACGCACTCGTAAGCTTGCATGGGGAGAAGGCTCCTTTTATGAAGAACATGCCTTTGCCCCTTGTGCTGGTGACTGGCTAGTAGAAAAACAAGTAAAATGTATTGGATTAGATCTAGCAAATATCGATGTTCACGACAATATGATGCGCGAAGTTCATTTAAAGCTATTAAGTGTCCCTATTTATATAGTAGAAAACTTAGTCAATTTACATCAACTTCCATTAAATGAACGCTTCACATTTATGGCATTGCCACTCAATCTAAAAAATGCAACAGCTTCACCTGTTCGTGCTGTAGCGTTTATAAAATAA
- a CDS encoding MurR/RpiR family transcriptional regulator — MAVSNGGLVLLNEMRHMLPPSEQKIADFILADPEQIVTMTISELGEMSQTSGAAVTRLCKSLKLKGFQELKLRINGDIGRKTELTNRDIQPNEPVSTTIQKVTEHAVQTLLETGELLDNEELEKAVEAIVNAKNIHFFGVGASSIAAIDAQQKFLRIHKASTASTDLHMGATIVANAGVDDVVVGISFSGATFEVEKILELANEKGATTISLTKFGQSPISQISKIQLHTSPTREANFRSGATSSRLAQLLVMDILFMSVASRQFEVTITYLDATREAIEDIQNQTFRKKRK, encoded by the coding sequence ATGGCAGTATCAAATGGTGGTTTAGTATTGTTAAACGAAATGAGGCACATGCTTCCCCCGTCGGAGCAAAAGATTGCAGATTTTATATTGGCCGATCCCGAGCAAATTGTCACCATGACTATTTCGGAGCTAGGTGAAATGAGTCAGACTAGTGGAGCAGCAGTTACAAGACTATGCAAATCTTTAAAGCTCAAGGGATTCCAAGAATTGAAACTCCGTATCAATGGAGATATTGGACGTAAAACGGAACTTACGAACCGTGATATTCAGCCAAACGAACCCGTTTCGACAACCATTCAAAAAGTGACGGAGCACGCTGTGCAAACCTTGCTAGAAACGGGGGAATTATTGGATAACGAGGAGCTTGAAAAGGCTGTTGAAGCCATTGTCAATGCAAAGAATATTCACTTTTTTGGTGTAGGGGCCTCTAGTATAGCTGCAATCGATGCACAACAAAAGTTCTTACGTATTCATAAAGCATCCACTGCGAGTACGGATTTACATATGGGCGCAACCATTGTAGCGAACGCGGGCGTTGATGATGTTGTTGTTGGAATTTCCTTTTCAGGTGCTACCTTTGAGGTCGAGAAAATCTTGGAGCTTGCAAATGAAAAGGGAGCTACAACAATCAGTCTGACCAAGTTTGGACAGTCTCCCATTTCACAAATTTCGAAAATCCAGCTACATACTTCCCCAACACGTGAGGCAAACTTTCGAAGCGGTGCGACATCGTCAAGATTAGCACAGCTACTCGTTATGGATATTCTGTTCATGTCAGTTGCTTCTAGACAATTTGAAGTAACAATCACCTATTTGGACGCTACACGAGAAGCGATTGAAGATATTCAAAATCAAACCTTTCGGAAAAAGAGGAAATAA
- a CDS encoding GNAT family N-acetyltransferase → MYRTFKNGDEVGIIELWNDVLKHDPINQTRFRKQIMLDANFDSKGLIVAVRDEKIIGAILAITRKLPMEGTNLESDTGWITFFMVDTSLEREGIGHELMERASAYIREQGAKKMFFSSYAPNYFLPGIDESRYPSGFAFLQKEGFRRVYSPVAMHRALIDYVYPDIVQALKQERELEGYTFGKVQDGDFYDLIQFANTHFNPDWGRAIREGVLQGLDPSHILVAKKYDQVVGFALFGGYEGIRERFGPFGVDNSEQGKGLGKILLHETLHAMKQNSIQGAWFLWTSETSSAGHLYMKNGFKTFRTFHVMVKELTN, encoded by the coding sequence ATGTATCGAACATTTAAAAATGGGGATGAAGTAGGAATAATTGAGTTGTGGAATGACGTACTAAAACATGATCCAATCAATCAAACACGATTCCGTAAACAAATAATGCTCGATGCCAACTTCGATTCAAAGGGGTTAATTGTTGCGGTCCGTGACGAAAAGATAATAGGTGCCATCTTAGCTATTACTAGAAAGCTTCCTATGGAAGGAACGAATCTGGAATCCGATACGGGCTGGATCACCTTCTTTATGGTAGATACAAGCTTAGAAAGAGAAGGTATAGGTCATGAGTTAATGGAACGGGCTTCTGCTTATATCCGAGAGCAAGGTGCTAAAAAAATGTTCTTTTCTTCCTATGCACCAAACTATTTTTTACCTGGTATTGATGAATCACGTTATCCTTCGGGTTTTGCTTTTTTACAAAAGGAAGGTTTCCGACGCGTATATTCACCTGTAGCAATGCATCGTGCTCTAATCGATTATGTGTATCCTGACATTGTTCAAGCACTGAAACAAGAACGCGAACTGGAAGGCTATACCTTTGGAAAAGTTCAGGATGGAGACTTTTATGACTTAATCCAGTTTGCAAATACTCATTTCAATCCCGATTGGGGCAGGGCGATTCGTGAAGGTGTGCTGCAGGGGCTTGATCCCTCACATATTTTAGTAGCGAAGAAGTATGATCAAGTAGTCGGATTTGCGCTCTTCGGAGGTTATGAAGGTATTCGTGAACGTTTTGGACCTTTCGGGGTGGATAATAGTGAACAAGGAAAAGGTTTGGGGAAAATCCTGTTACACGAAACGCTCCATGCTATGAAGCAAAATAGTATACAAGGTGCTTGGTTTTTATGGACAAGTGAAACAAGTTCAGCTGGGCATTTATATATGAAAAACGGGTTTAAAACTTTTCGAACATTCCACGTAATGGTAAAAGAGTTGACAAATTAA
- the murQ gene encoding N-acetylmuramic acid 6-phosphate etherase, whose amino-acid sequence MEKLSRLATEESNPKSTRLDEMTTNEVLNIMNEEDQTIALAVQKVIPQIEQTVEKVVNAFKSGGRLIYVGAGTSGRIGVLDAVECPPTFSTSHEQVQAVLAGGKGAMFNAVEGAEDDEQLGATDLEKLVIKKNDVIIGIAASGRTPYVKGALIHANSCGATTVSLSSNEQSTISNFADIKIEVVTGPEVLTGSTRLRAATAHKMILNMISTTAMIKIGKVYKNLMVDLNASNFKLRERAKQMVCNITDVTYEQAESVLEETDYDVKLAIVMIIAEVKKEKAETLITNSNGFVRDAVKLAFQEEG is encoded by the coding sequence ATGGAAAAGTTATCAAGGTTAGCAACAGAAGAATCAAATCCAAAATCAACAAGACTTGATGAAATGACCACAAATGAAGTTTTGAATATTATGAATGAAGAAGACCAAACCATAGCATTGGCTGTTCAAAAAGTGATACCACAAATTGAACAGACAGTGGAAAAAGTCGTGAATGCTTTTAAAAGTGGTGGGCGACTTATATATGTAGGGGCAGGGACGAGTGGACGCATCGGTGTTTTGGATGCAGTAGAATGCCCGCCAACTTTCAGTACATCGCATGAGCAGGTGCAAGCGGTTTTAGCAGGTGGAAAAGGGGCTATGTTCAACGCAGTAGAAGGAGCCGAAGACGATGAGCAGCTTGGCGCAACTGATTTGGAGAAGCTCGTTATCAAAAAGAATGACGTCATTATCGGTATTGCAGCAAGTGGTCGTACACCATATGTGAAAGGTGCACTCATCCATGCAAATTCTTGCGGTGCAACGACAGTCAGCCTTTCCAGTAATGAGCAATCCACCATAAGCAACTTTGCAGATATTAAAATCGAGGTTGTGACAGGTCCAGAGGTATTGACCGGTTCTACAAGATTACGTGCAGCAACCGCCCACAAAATGATTCTTAACATGATTTCTACTACTGCGATGATTAAAATCGGAAAAGTATATAAAAACCTGATGGTCGATTTGAATGCTAGTAATTTTAAATTGCGAGAACGTGCTAAACAAATGGTATGTAATATTACGGATGTAACATATGAACAAGCAGAATCAGTGCTGGAAGAAACCGATTATGATGTTAAGCTTGCAATCGTCATGATAATTGCCGAGGTCAAAAAAGAAAAAGCAGAGACACTGATTACAAATTCCAATGGTTTTGTAAGAGATGCAGTGAAACTTGCTTTTCAAGAAGAAGGGTGA
- a CDS encoding exo-beta-N-acetylmuramidase NamZ domain-containing protein translates to MIRKVKLGIDVFMERHVQELQGKRIGLLTNQTGANAELISTIRLFHEHPQIQLTALYAPEHGLKTNTKEGERFSDSVHSMTGVPVFSLYGKSKKPTDAMLEPVDVIVFDMQDIGSRYYTYIYTMAYMMEACARTGKQMYILDRPNPIGGHIVEGNLVDTNFTSFVGMYPIPNRHGMTVGELSRYFNEVFAIHCDLKVIQMVGWKRDSFFHETRLPWIPPSPNTTSLDMMLLYPGTCLIEGTNLSEGRGTTQPFEIVGAPFIHGEQLQDEVNSLGLANVQARAISFTPTYQKFAGEPCEGIQLHITDRQLFQPVQTFVRILAVIAKLYPKELKFLEYGSLKHPMFDLLAGNAQLRKVLMAGEIEDYIRQCHLDTGDFIKMRQPYLLYR, encoded by the coding sequence ATGATACGCAAAGTGAAACTTGGTATCGATGTTTTCATGGAACGTCATGTGCAGGAACTTCAAGGCAAGCGTATCGGACTACTCACCAATCAAACAGGGGCAAATGCCGAACTCATCTCGACAATACGATTGTTTCACGAGCATCCACAAATCCAACTTACGGCGCTTTATGCACCGGAGCATGGTCTGAAGACAAACACTAAGGAAGGTGAAAGGTTTTCAGACTCTGTTCACAGTATGACAGGGGTACCTGTGTTTAGTTTATATGGAAAATCGAAAAAACCAACCGATGCCATGCTAGAACCTGTTGACGTAATAGTCTTTGATATGCAGGATATTGGCTCACGTTATTATACGTATATTTACACAATGGCTTATATGATGGAAGCCTGTGCCCGTACAGGTAAGCAAATGTATATTCTCGACCGTCCGAATCCAATCGGTGGACATATCGTGGAAGGGAACTTGGTCGATACAAATTTCACCTCCTTTGTTGGCATGTACCCAATACCAAATCGTCACGGCATGACAGTAGGAGAATTATCAAGATACTTTAATGAAGTGTTTGCTATTCATTGTGATTTGAAGGTAATACAGATGGTAGGTTGGAAAAGAGATTCATTTTTCCATGAGACAAGATTACCTTGGATACCACCATCTCCAAACACCACGAGTTTGGACATGATGTTATTGTATCCAGGTACTTGTCTAATAGAAGGAACGAACTTATCGGAAGGACGGGGAACGACACAACCCTTTGAAATAGTCGGTGCCCCGTTTATACATGGGGAGCAATTGCAGGATGAAGTCAATTCATTGGGACTTGCAAATGTCCAAGCACGAGCAATTTCTTTTACGCCTACATACCAGAAATTCGCAGGTGAACCTTGTGAAGGTATCCAGTTGCATATTACCGACCGACAATTATTCCAACCAGTCCAAACTTTTGTACGGATTTTGGCAGTCATTGCAAAATTGTATCCTAAGGAGTTGAAGTTTTTAGAATATGGCAGTTTAAAGCATCCTATGTTTGATCTGCTTGCTGGAAACGCACAGCTTAGGAAGGTATTGATGGCAGGGGAGATAGAGGATTATATTCGACAATGCCATCTCGACACAGGCGATTTTATAAAAATGAGGCAACCATACTTACTATATAGATAG
- a CDS encoding carbohydrate ABC transporter permease yields MIKHKSKLNKLVIFVLLSVFAVVSLLPLYWVFSTSLQLSSYQSEDMERPVSYVDANPPKMYPMGIPLYFEHWGEAREAAKEGDSKQEAYHRGMMDHIVDNTFSSYKSLFQKHDVGKWFFNSLYISVVVTLGILLIDSMAGYVLAKKKFPGRNLIFWIIISTMMIPGQVTLVPLFIMVGNLGLMDTHWALILPDLSMVFGVFLMRQFMFSIPDELLEAAKMDGASEWKTFWTVVLPLAKPGLAALGIFTFMSVWNSFLWPIIVLNSAELYTLPVGLKTLQDANLASFKLLMSGAAVAAIPMIIVFILFQRYFIKGLTFGGVKE; encoded by the coding sequence ATGATAAAACACAAAAGTAAACTGAACAAACTAGTTATTTTTGTTTTGCTTTCCGTATTTGCAGTGGTTTCTTTACTTCCGCTGTATTGGGTTTTCTCCACTTCCCTCCAGCTAAGCAGTTATCAATCGGAGGATATGGAACGTCCTGTTTCATATGTGGATGCCAATCCACCCAAAATGTACCCGATGGGAATACCCCTCTATTTTGAGCATTGGGGAGAGGCAAGAGAAGCGGCAAAAGAGGGGGACTCTAAACAAGAGGCTTACCACCGTGGGATGATGGATCACATTGTTGATAATACATTTTCTAGCTACAAAAGCTTGTTCCAAAAACATGATGTTGGGAAATGGTTTTTCAATAGCTTATACATTTCGGTCGTCGTGACACTCGGTATTTTATTAATCGATTCAATGGCGGGCTATGTACTGGCAAAGAAAAAATTCCCTGGTCGAAACTTGATTTTCTGGATTATTATTTCAACGATGATGATCCCAGGGCAAGTAACACTTGTTCCCTTGTTCATCATGGTTGGGAATTTAGGTTTAATGGATACTCATTGGGCTTTGATTTTACCTGATTTATCTATGGTATTTGGAGTGTTCTTAATGAGACAGTTCATGTTTTCCATTCCGGATGAGCTGCTAGAAGCGGCGAAAATGGATGGTGCAAGTGAATGGAAGACGTTTTGGACAGTGGTTCTGCCTCTTGCAAAACCTGGACTTGCAGCACTTGGAATCTTCACATTCATGAGTGTATGGAACTCTTTCCTATGGCCAATTATCGTCTTAAATAGCGCAGAATTGTACACGTTACCGGTAGGATTAAAAACATTGCAGGACGCAAACCTAGCAAGCTTCAAGCTATTGATGAGTGGAGCGGCAGTTGCTGCGATTCCGATGATTATCGTATTTATCTTATTCCAGCGTTACTTTATTAAAGGTTTGACTTTTGGTGGTGTGAAGGAATAA
- a CDS encoding carbohydrate ABC transporter permease yields the protein MAQIPMGTVPKKETEKLKVIKKPNKGVFQQMKKNYSAYLFLLPKLILFTLFIAIPVVWAFVLSFQDHKVFGSEFAGLDNYIKVFESEAFRIALKNTLLFTVVTVPFSVISALVISSMIFALGKFSQSLFRSAFYLPTVTSMVIIAMVWRWMYNYEFGLFNYVLGWFGIEQINWLGQSGSALWALIIMQCLIPFGVGIIMYLASMGSISQSLYEAARIDGASTFKQWLHITIPLLKPTTLYLVLLSTIGSFQVFTQIIMMTGGGPGSATETLVHLIYKTGFRDFEFGLAAAQSVVLFVIILIFSIIQFRVLRHDE from the coding sequence ATGGCTCAAATTCCGATGGGTACTGTACCCAAAAAAGAAACGGAGAAATTAAAGGTTATAAAAAAACCGAATAAAGGCGTTTTTCAACAAATGAAAAAAAATTATAGCGCCTACCTCTTTTTATTGCCAAAGCTAATTTTATTCACCCTATTCATTGCGATTCCAGTAGTTTGGGCATTTGTCCTTTCATTTCAGGATCACAAAGTGTTTGGGAGTGAGTTTGCTGGTTTAGATAACTACATAAAAGTTTTTGAGAGTGAAGCCTTCCGGATTGCTTTGAAAAATACGTTATTGTTCACGGTTGTAACAGTACCATTTAGTGTGATTAGCGCACTCGTAATTTCCTCTATGATTTTTGCACTTGGGAAATTTTCACAAAGCCTATTCAGATCGGCATTTTATTTGCCAACTGTTACTTCGATGGTAATCATCGCGATGGTATGGCGTTGGATGTACAATTATGAATTTGGATTGTTCAATTATGTTCTTGGCTGGTTTGGTATTGAGCAGATCAATTGGCTCGGGCAGTCAGGAAGTGCACTTTGGGCATTAATCATCATGCAATGTCTAATTCCTTTCGGGGTAGGAATCATTATGTATCTTGCTTCCATGGGATCGATATCTCAATCTCTTTACGAAGCAGCTCGGATTGATGGAGCAAGTACCTTCAAGCAATGGCTTCACATCACAATTCCATTATTGAAGCCAACGACTTTATATCTTGTTTTGCTAAGTACGATTGGTTCATTCCAGGTATTCACTCAGATTATCATGATGACTGGCGGTGGACCGGGAAGTGCAACGGAAACCTTGGTTCATTTAATCTATAAGACTGGTTTCCGAGATTTCGAATTTGGACTTGCTGCGGCTCAATCTGTTGTACTATTTGTTATCATCCTCATCTTCTCGATTATCCAGTTCCGGGTACTTCGACATGATGAGTGA
- a CDS encoding extracellular solute-binding protein, with translation MKKVFKKSALALATLGLAASVLAACNGDSEEVGNAEEFKGKITIWDGPRWPDKDDNKFHWLEAKIKEYEEANEGVEVDLVQVPWAEMGDKLGVAIAGKSWPDIAPVDISGSAVSIDHIEQGVVEPLDSFLDKDEKADFYENALEAYTYDDKLYGIPNSITLHSMLLNLDLFEEAGVTPPENGKWTYDEFLEAAKKLTFDRDGDGKTDVYGFSTYIMPGYYEAWPFFYKNGGSPLNEDMTEFTFDSPETIQAIQDLADLKLTEKVAPETHGGADVGGTFQAWANEEQRTVAMQPWATWAIGAAQGAYPTNFAVAEYPTGENESSSTIGGVGGWIMFHQEETNKKAAVADFMKFISTAEEQYNMAQNYGIFPARISASEMDPFKDNPEMTRAMEMSDQVVMLPRHPEWKKIDEAIQAQLQLVFNGEKTAEAAMADAKKAVDELLK, from the coding sequence ATGAAGAAAGTGTTTAAAAAATCAGCACTTGCACTTGCAACGCTTGGTTTGGCAGCATCAGTTTTGGCTGCATGTAATGGTGATTCTGAAGAAGTCGGCAATGCGGAAGAATTCAAGGGGAAAATCACGATTTGGGATGGTCCAAGATGGCCCGACAAAGACGACAATAAATTCCACTGGTTAGAAGCGAAGATCAAGGAATACGAAGAGGCTAATGAAGGTGTTGAAGTGGACCTTGTTCAAGTGCCTTGGGCGGAAATGGGCGACAAATTAGGCGTAGCAATTGCTGGTAAATCATGGCCGGATATTGCTCCAGTTGATATTAGTGGTAGTGCAGTTAGTATCGATCATATCGAGCAAGGAGTAGTGGAACCACTAGATTCGTTCTTGGATAAGGATGAAAAAGCAGACTTTTATGAAAATGCTCTGGAAGCCTACACATATGATGATAAGTTATATGGAATTCCAAATAGTATCACGTTGCACTCGATGTTATTGAACTTAGATTTATTTGAAGAAGCAGGTGTGACACCTCCTGAAAATGGAAAGTGGACATATGATGAGTTTTTAGAAGCTGCGAAGAAACTGACGTTTGACCGAGATGGTGATGGAAAGACAGACGTTTACGGTTTCTCTACGTATATCATGCCTGGTTATTATGAAGCTTGGCCATTCTTCTACAAAAATGGTGGATCACCACTGAACGAAGATATGACGGAGTTTACATTTGATTCACCAGAAACAATTCAAGCAATCCAAGATTTGGCCGATTTAAAGCTGACTGAAAAAGTGGCACCTGAAACTCATGGTGGTGCAGATGTAGGTGGAACATTCCAAGCGTGGGCCAATGAAGAACAACGTACAGTAGCAATGCAACCATGGGCAACTTGGGCTATTGGAGCTGCACAGGGAGCATACCCTACAAACTTTGCTGTAGCCGAATATCCGACAGGAGAAAATGAATCTTCATCTACAATCGGTGGTGTTGGTGGATGGATTATGTTCCATCAGGAAGAAACGAATAAAAAAGCAGCAGTAGCTGACTTCATGAAATTCATATCAACGGCAGAAGAACAGTACAATATGGCACAAAATTATGGTATTTTCCCTGCACGTATCAGTGCGTCTGAAATGGATCCATTCAAAGACAACCCAGAAATGACTCGTGCAATGGAAATGTCTGATCAAGTGGTTATGCTTCCTCGTCATCCAGAGTGGAAAAAAATTGATGAAGCAATTCAAGCACAACTTCAATTAGTATTCAATGGTGAAAAAACAGCTGAAGCTGCAATGGCAGATGCGAAAAAAGCTGTGGACGAATTATTAAAATAA